A window of the Miscanthus floridulus cultivar M001 chromosome 14, ASM1932011v1, whole genome shotgun sequence genome harbors these coding sequences:
- the LOC136503797 gene encoding NDR1/HIN1-like protein 1, producing the protein MSKEKHHRDWILHRCCGAIAACILTLAVVGFIVLVIYLALHPSKPSFYLQDVQLRSIDLSDPALSLDLQVTIASRNPNDRVGVYYKTLDAFTTYRDEPVTVPVSMPSIYQGHKDVSVWSPVMSGDAVPMAQYVADAMKQDIAAGYVLLHVKVEGRVKWKVGSWVSGGYHLFVICPTLQRRAFMSFYQPLVAVTSPNEQQCYLGKEISTWCQIRKFKFF; encoded by the exons ATGAGCAAGGAGAAGCACCACCGCGACtggatcctccaccgctgctgcgGCGCCATCGCCGCCTGCATCCTCACGCTCGCCGTGGTCGGCTTCATCGTGCTCGTCATCTACCTGGCGCTGCACCCCTCCAAGCCGTCCTTCTACCTCCAGGACGTGCAGCTCCGGTCCATCGACCTCAGCGACCCGGCGCTCTCCCTCGACCTCCAG GTGACGATCGCGTCGCGGAACCCAAACGACCGTGTGGGCGTGTACTACAAGACGCTGGACGCGTTCACGACGTACCGCGACGAGCCGGTGACGGTGCCGGTGTCGATGCCATCGATCTACCAGGGCCACAAGGACGTGTCGGTGTGGTCCCCCGTGATGTCGGGCGACGCCGTGCCTATGGCGCAGTACGTGGCGGACGCCATGAAGCAGGACATCGCGGCGGGCTACGTGCTGCTCCACGTCAAGGTGGAGGGCCGCGTCAAGTGGAAGGTCGGCAGCTGGGTCTCAGGCGGCTACCACCTCTTCGTCATCTGCCCCACGCTGCAAAGGAGGGCATTCATGTCATTTTATCAGCCACTTGTCGCCGTTACTAGCCCAAATGAACAGCAGTGCTATCTAGGGAAGGAAATTTCAACTTGGTGccaaataagaaagttcaaatttttttaA